One Bythopirellula goksoeyrii genomic window, CCGGAAGCTACGCCCTATGCATGGGCTCTAACGGCCCGAAGTACGGGATACTCCCCGACGTGAAATTCGAGAACACCGGACTATTCATGTACGCACGCACCTTCGCCCTCCGCGAAGTGGTTGACGGTATGAGCAGGACATTCGTCGCAGGGGAGACTACCAATGGTCACCTCAAGGAATTCGACACCTACAACATTTGGAGTCAGGGCATTCGCCATGTCACCTCGTTGCGTAACACAGAGAATCCGCTGAATACCCCACCTGGCATCGGCACAACCAGGGCGATGAAGGCCACCTCCACTCCGCTGGCGAATGGAGCGTTTATCAGCAACCATCCCGGTGGAGGAAACTTCGTCTTCGGAGACGGGCACGCCGTGTTCATTAGTGAAAATATCGATCTCGAGACCTATCGAGCTCTTTCCACACGGGCAGGACAGGAAGCCGTTGCCGACAATTCGTGATGGGCTTCTCCACGTTACCTACAACACAATTCGAACTGCGCAGACCTGGAATTGCAATCAAGGACGCTGAGACTGGAATCATGCTTTCCCCCTATACCGTCCAGCATGGTACTCTTGGCCGCGGTTTGGCGCTTTGCCTGGCCGTGCTTCTCGGCTGGTTGGGGGCGATGGTAGTAGGCTGCGGGGATGGGCGGCCCAAGCGGGTTGCTGTGTCCGGACAAGTCCTGATCGATGGAAAGCCACTTCCCGGAGGGAACATAAAGTTTGTCCCGTATGGGGCCAGGCCGTCAATGGGCACCATTGGTGAGCAGGGGCACTTTACACTCACCTGTTTTGACGGTGAGGATGGGGCCATTCCTGGAATGCATCGCATTGAGATCGTATCAAACGAGGTTTTGAGCCAGACAGCAATACGCTGGTATGCTCCGAAGAAATACGCGGATTTTCTGACATCGGGACTGGAAGTGGATGTTACTGTGCCGACCGACACCCTGAAAATTCATTTGACCTGGAATGGAGGGAAGCCGTTTGTGGAAAAGGTCGACATGGGGAGCGAGGGGAAGTGATTCGCCTCGCATAGCCTCGGCGACTCAAGAGGCGAGACCTCGGCGCAATCGGGAAAAGAAGCGGAAAGCCCAGTTGCGAGCTTGTTTCTGACTTCTGGACTCAGAGTGACATCCGATCCCAGGAAAATTTGAATTATTCGCCAACTTTATTAAGATACATGCTAGAATGGCTGCTAACGCATAGTTCTAGGAGAATTGGGATTGGAATAACAAAGAGTTGTCATTTAGCCAGGACAATGGCTTAATGACCGGCGCTTTCCATTGCGATCCAGACAACTTTTTCAAAGAGTGGGAAGACACATGAAACCACAAAGAAAGACAACGTTGAAGGGCAAGCAGAAACCACGTCGTTCGAAGCACTTCGCCAAGCGCTTAACCTGCTACACGACCGCAGCAGGTTTGGGCGCGTTTGCCTACGGTGAAACAGCCCAAGCCTTGGTGATCCATCATGATGTCGAACCGGATCTTGCCGCCACTTTGATCGACATGGATCAAGGTCTGGTAGGCGACTACTATATCGATATGAATGGTGACGGGATCGACGACTTCAGGATCCGCTATCAGATTGCAGGCTACGACCTAGCAGCGATTCGTTTCCAAGGGGTGGGCTATTCGGAGGAACTTTCGAATACAGACAAGGGCAGTAACTACTATGTTCGCTCGTTCGAACTGGGCGATTCGATAGGACCTGGTGCAGTAACTACCTCTACCGGCTATGGGATTGTAGCGCCGAACTATACGAACTTCGGCGCTACAGATACCGAGAACTACCCGCAATTTGCCGGTATCCGGATAGACATCGGCGGTATGACACATTATGGATGGGTCCGTATGCAAGTAACTCCTCTCGAGGATTTCACGCCCGTTGCGCCCCTGACAGCGACCATTTTTGACTGGGCCTATGAAACGGATCCGGACACCGCCATTATTGCGGGCGATGTAGGTTCCTTCATTCCTGGAGATTTTGATGATGATGGAGATGTGGACGGCGCCGACCTTAATCAGTGGCAAGGCGATTACGGCGTCAACGGAGGAAGTGATGCCGATGTGGATGGTGACAGCGACGGCAGAGACTTTCTCATTTGGCAAAGGAGCTACACAGGGCCTATGCTAGTGGCATCGAGCACCAGCATACCCGAGCCGACCTCTTTGGCTCTCTTGGCGGCCGGAGGAGGTGCACTAGCCCTGAAGCGACGCCGACGTACCTAACGGTAAGAGCGGCACGGGCATCTAGAGCCAATGAGGAACAGTCATGTTCGTTGAGTGCGTGTCGAATTTGTGTGGAATCCAGTGACGTGAGCAAACGCATTGCGCATCGGATCCTGCTGATCGGCTGGGAAGCGGCAGATTGGCATGTCATCCGCCCTCTTGTTGACTCCGGATTGATGCCGACGCTTGCCAAGCTCATGGAAAACGGCGTGAGTGGGAACCTGGCTACTATTCAGCCAATCGTGCCCCCTATGCTATGGACTTCCATTGCTACAGGCAAACGAGCTGACAAACACGGGATTTGCGGTTGTGTCGAACCCACAGAGGACGCTACTGGCCTGCGACCGGTTTCCTGTTCAAGGCGTTCCTGCAAAGCAGTCTGGAATATCCTGTCTCAGGTAGGCATGACCTCCCGAGTTGTGGGCTGGCCGGCCAGCCACCCTGCCGAACCGATTCAAGGCACCGTGGTTTCAAATCGCTTCGGCAGTTCTTTGCAAGACGCTGCGGAGGAACTTTCGTTCGCTCCACAGACGTTTCATCCGGCTTCGCTTGAGAAAGAGATTGGCCCGCGTTGCATTCGCTCGTCAGAGCTTCAGATGGATGCGATTCTTCCGTTCGTTCCCCAACTCGAACAGATCGATTGGAAAAGTGACCAGCGAATTCACAATCTCGTTCGCCTAATCGCACGCACATCCTCGGTACATGCGGCCGCCTGCCATCAAATCGTCCAGCAACCCTGGGACTTCCAGGCAGTTTATTACTCTGCGATCGACGACTTTTCCAAGTGTTTTGGCCCCTCTTCCCAGAAGCACTCGGATGCCGATCTTCCGTGGGATGCTATCCACAGGAACATACTAATCGGTTGTTACCAATTCCTCGACATGATGTTAGAAACACTGTTATCTCTTGCTGGCGCCGATACCACGGTTCTGCTTGTGAGTGACCACGGTGGGCAGCGGGGAATTTATCAACAGGGCTTTGTTACCTCCCAGTCGCACGACCTACCCCAGTACGGCTTTGGTATCGCTTGCGCAAAAGGGCCGGGAATTCTTAGCAGCACCCAGCTTACTGGTGCGACGGTCTTGGATGTGACACCGACAATTCTGACAATGCTTGGCATTGCCGTCGGCAATGACATGGATGGACGTCCCTGGCACGAGATATTTGTAGAACAGGTTCCATCCAAACACATCAAATCGTGGGAATCGGAACAGAGAAGTGCTGGAAAGCCTATCGAAAATATTGCTACCAACCCTCGTGACAATGCCGACGCTTTACAACTCCTGAGTGACCTGGGACATAATTATGCCCCGAGCGGTGACTTGCAGCAGATGGTGACTAGGGTGTCCCTGATCAATCGGATTAATCTTGCGTTAGCGCTCACCGACAGCAATCGCGTAGCACAAGCCATCGAGCATTGGAAAGCTCTCGTCACCGACTACCCTGGAGAATCCAGCCATGCGATTCAACTGGCGTCGTGCTACCAGCGTTTCGATTGCTGGTCTGAGTGCAAGGACACACTGGCACATATCCCGCAAGAAGCCCGGAAGTTACCCGAAGTTCAGTTTATGTTGGCAAAGATTGCATTGCAGGAAGGCGAAAAAGGTGAGGCTCTGCGCATCGCCTGCGAGTTGGCAGAACAAGGATCGGACAATTCTCACTTTCTGAACCGCGTTGGTGGCCTGTTTTTGCAGGCAAGTGCCTGGGTGCAAGCGGAGTCAGTCTTTCAGAGCTCTTTGGCTGCCTGTAAGACCAATCCGATAGCCCATGACGGCCTAGCACAAGTGTATCTTGAGCTTGATCAGCTTAACACTGCGGTGAAGCATGCGAGAATCGCTGTGGAATTGATCCCTCACTTTCCTGCTGCCCACTTCCATCTTGGCGCGGCGCTGCACTACGCCTGTTACGACGAGGAAGCTATCGCCGCCTTTGAAACCTGTCTCTCCATGGGCTATGAGCTAGAAGAAACACACAGTCGTCTTGCCGGTTTGTATCTCCTCCGAGATCCGGCCAAAGCCAAGCAACACCGGGATTCGGCCAACTTGTCCTGAAGGGATTCATGACCCGATAGAGACTACTAAGGTTCCCAACAGAGCGGCCTGCTGTTGGGCATACAGGATACAGAGTTCCGCCGATATGAGGACGCTTCATACCTCCCCCAAGACAGTTACCAACGGCTTGACATTGTCAGTCCACAGACTTAGGATGCGCGGTGTTTCGTGATTGTGGTCTGCCTCATTCAGATTGGGCGAGCATCCCGCACCAGAATCCGGGGACACAGAAGAGCTTGCGTTTTCAAAAATGCATTGTAGTTGGCGTGGATTGCCTTTGTAGTGCGTGAGAGATGCAACATGCTCGCAACGTCGTCAATCGGCTGTCGAAAACATGACGGATCTTGCATTTGCCACTCCCTTGGGGAGTCAGCAATCGTGTCCCCGTCATTTGAATAGGACCAAAAATCATGAATAGGTTCACCGACAAAAAATGCCAGCACCTAGCACGTGGTTTCACACTTGTAGAGCTCTTGGTCGTTATCGCGATCATAGGAGTCCTGGTTGCCTTGTTGCTCCCTGCCGTACAGGCTGCCCGGGAGTCGGCGCGCAAGACCCAATGTCAGAGTAATCTCCGGCAACTGGCACTGGCGGTGTTGAATTACGAATCTAGCCAGAAGATACTCCCAATCGGTATGGAGTTTGAAGAAGGCGAAGAGCCGGCGTTTACGACTAAGATCGGCAAGAACTGGATCATCTCCGTACTGCCGCAGATGGAACAGCAGGGTCTTTACGACACTTTTGACTTCTCTTCCTACATTCCAGATGCCCAAAACCAGGCAGTACGCGGAACGCGAATCGCGTCTATGCTTTGTCCATCGGATTCCTTCAACGCTGAAGCACTCGACGATACGACTGCCTTGCGACGCAAGATGGGTGATAATTGGGCTCGGTCTAACTATGCGGCCAGTGTAGGCAATGGCCCAATCATTGGGGATAAGAACCGAGAGAATGCCTTCTGGGGCGAAGAATCCAAAGGGTGGCAAGACGCGAACCTCCGTGGTGTGATGGGGCCCAATGTTTCAGTTAAGCTTGGACAAATCACCGACGGCACAAGTAACACAATTATGTTGGGCGAAGTCCGAGCAGGTGTCACTCAGAGCGATCGGCGTGGCGTCTGGGCCTTGGGGGGCGCAGGGTCGAGCTTGATTGCCTGGTACGGTTCGTCGAGTGACTCAAACGGCCCTAATGTGTGCAACGTCAATGCAGACGACGTTAACGGGTGCGTGCCCTCCGAGGATGCGATTAGGGCAACGGAGTGTATGCCTTGCTGGACGGGAGGATATAGCGCCCAGGCAACCACCAGAAGCCTGCATTTCGGAGGTGTTCAGATGGCTTTTGCAGATGGTAGCGTCCACTGGATTAGCGATACTATTGAAACCAGCGGACCCTACGGTGAGTTTTGGACGGTCTGGGATAAATTGATCGCCAGTTCCGATGGACTAATTATCGATGGCAGAGAATGAACTCTGCTGTGAATTCCTCGCGCCGAGTAAACCTGGAATGCCATCGCAACTATTAAGAGTCTTGGCTCCGATCCATGCGGGATGGCCAACTCGAGCCCCGGTTGTTGAGGAGAACCTATGATTCCGTTGCCAGAATCGATGCCAGTTGTAATCATAAAGCTTCGACGACGGGCAGCCGTGAGTGGCCTTATGATATGCCTGCTTTTGGTAGGTTGCGACAACTCAGGCAGAGTTCAAGTAAGCGGGACGGTGAATTTCGTTGACGGAGAAGTCCCTCAAGGGGAAGTCTCTATGATTCGCTTCGAACCAACGTCCTACCAGAAGAGCACCGACGGCGAAGTAATCAAAGGAGCCTATGGCTACATTCAACCGGATGGTTCCTTTCGGATGACGACTTTGAAACCAGACGACGGAGTTTACCCCGGCACCTATAAGGTGTGTTTCACCGTACTGAAGTCCTACATGAGCGGTGAGCCGTTAATTCCCCGAATATACATGTCCAAGAAGACGACTCCGTTTGAGCAGACAATTAATGGTCCGACGCAAGACCTGTATTTTGAATTAGAGAAGCTCCCGGGGAATTGAGCCCCCAGATGATGGCCAGTTCATGTCGTGGCGGCACTTGCCGATCGCCTTGAGTACTGTTTTTACAGTCATCCCTAGTTTTCAAGAAGTTTCTCTCGAGGGTAACTCTCGAATCGCAATTGAATTGGCTTTCAACACTCTAATTGGTCGTCCCTGATAAACTCACAAAACTCTTCCAATAGCGGTAGCATCTCTTCTCCGCTGGCGCTAAAATTTGCCAAGTTTTGATCCTTATGGTCGTGAAAGCTGGCAAAAAATGAAACCTAAAAAGCAGACCTTGCAACGCGAATTGTTTGGCGCCCACTTTTCGGAAATGCTGAATCCCGAGCACCCGTTGTACGTGCTCGCTGAGCGGATCGACTGGCAGCAGTTCGATGTGGCCATCGATTCCTGCTATGCCGACGAGCTTGGCCGACCAGGCGTGAACACCCGTCTGATGGTTGGCCTGATGTACTTGAAGCATGCGTTTAACGAGAGCGACGAGTCGGTAGTGGCTCGTTGGGTGGAAAATCCGTATTGGCAGTTCTTTTGTGGCTTCGAGTACATGCAGCACGATCCTCCGGTCGATTCGTCGATGATGAGCAAGTGGCGGAAGCGGGTGGGCGCCGAGCGATTGGAGAAACTCCTGGAAGTGACGATCCATACCGCGCTGGCGATGAAAGCCATCAAGCCCAAAGAGCTGGAGAAGGTGAACGTCGATACGACTGTCCAAGAAAAGGCGATTGCTTTTCCGACCGACGCTCGTTTGTATCAGAAGATGCGGGTTGCTTTGGTGCGGCACGCCAAGGCGTTAAACCTGCCGCTGCGGCAGAGCTACCGATTCGTGGGCAAACAGCTGCTATTCAAGCAACATCGCTACGCGCACGCCAAACAAATGAAACGGGCTGCGAAGATGACGCGTAAGTTGAAAACGCTGCTGGGCCGTGTGGTCCGTGACATTGAGCGTAAGGCCCCGAAAAGACGTGGTCAAATCGTTGACGAGGCGCTGCATGAGTTGTTGGTTCTGGCGCATCGCCTCTTGGCACAGACGCGCGACAGCAAGAACAAGCTGTACAGCGTACATGCCCCGGAAGTGGAGTGCATCGCCAAGGGCAAAGCACACAAGCGTTACGAGTTTGGCTGCAAGGCGAGTGTGGCCACCACCAGCAAGAGCAATTGGATTGTCGGCGCGCAGGCCTTGCACGGCAATCCCTACGACGGCCATACGCTGGAAAGAGCGATTGAGCAAGTCAAGCGATTAACTCGTAACACGCCCAGTGACGTGATCGTCGACAAGGGTTATCAAGGGCACGGTTATCAAGGAGAAGCAATGGTGCACGTGGTTCGCACGATTCCCAAAAGGGCGACTCGCGCCGTGCGGCGGATGTTAAAACGTCGTGCTGCGGTCGAGCCGACCATCGGTCATTTGAAGAGTGACAACCGACTCAGTCGGAATCATTTAACCGGCAAAGCGGGCGATCGGATCAACACGCTGCTGGCCGCCGCGGGGTACAATCTGCGGAAGCTGCTGCGCTGGGTCGTTTTTTTGCCTGTTTTACAGTCCATGCTGCGCTTGGTGACCATACTTTGGCTCAAGATCAGACGCAAAGACGCGCCGAGCCGGTTGGCGTCTGCCTGAGGTTGCTTACCCAAATTACTGCGCGAAACCCAAAAGGGAATTTATCAGGGACGACTAATTGTTCTGACGCAATAGTCGATTATTTTGGGAGATTTGTGGCCCGCCTAGTCTTACCATTCTCGGTAGAGCCTGGTATCAATCTGACTCTCGTCATTATGTCGAACTTCATTATTGAAGAAATGCCTTGGAAGCAAACTTACTGTTTGAACCTCAAGTTGGTGAGGCTGAAACCTCAATATACGAGGCAGCCATAAAGCCGCATTTCTTTCGGAAATCCCACAAGAGATTAGTACTGTGCGGTGTAAAAATCCTAATTACGGTGGCCGCTTTTGGAAAACCCAATACTTTTCGGTAACTCATACTAGATTTCTTAGGTAAAATCCCGATACAGGAATTCTGTACAGACAAATCACCGAAGTATGGTCTTTTAGGCGAATCTCTATGACCAATATTCTGCCCACGGTTGTCGTCTCTGGCCCCCCTCGCTCGGGTACCAGCCTCATGATGCAAATGCTTCTTGCATCAGGGATCAAGGTCATCACCGACGGCGAGCGTGCGGAGGACGATAACAATCCTCGTGGATATTTCGAGCACAAGGAAGTCATGCGGCTGGCACAGGACAAGTCGATTTTTCACGACTCAGCTGGCAAGGCAGTCAAAGTCATTCATGCTCTACTTAAACACATCCCAGTAGGTATGCCGTTGGCCGTGATCTTTCTTGAGCGTGATCTCGATGAAGTACTCGCTTCTCAATCGGTCATGCTCGAGCGACTTGGTCGACCGCAAGCCAAAATTGCTCCTCAGCGCATGCGAGATATACTCGAGAGCCAGCTTACTTTGGTTCGCAAAGAACTCGAAGCTCGCACCGACACGTCTTTGCTGGAAGTTAAATACGCTCAATTAATTGCAGACCCGACTGCTACTGCCAAGCAGATCGCAGCTTTTCTCGAACCGGTGCTCGGAAGGCAACTTGATTACGAGGCAATGGCCGCATGTGTAGATGCTTCACTCTATCGCCAGAAAAAAGCATAGTGGAGTGCCGGTTTCCAGATCGACTCTCACAGAGAATACTACTCAGGTTCAATGAGGGATGAGGTCGTTCTTTTCTATGACAAGCTGGGATACCGAGTGCCCTTGAACAACTGCTTCTTGGTAGGAACTACTGCCGTTGGGAAGACGGTCGCCGGTGGAGCCATTTTCAATTGCCATTTATAACCGCGAGAAACTCCCCGGCTTTTCTGACGTCCAGAAAACCTTGTATGTGATCCAGCTAAACACGTATTCGATCACCACCCCGCTTCGGCCCTTGCTTTCGCCGTGCATACTCGACGAGAATCCGACGCATCGCTTCCGCAGCGGCCGCAAAGAAGTGGCCTCGACTGTTCCTACGCTTAGCCTTATCCACATCAACTAGACGCAGTTAGGCTTCATGCACCAGCGCCGTCGCTTGAAGAATCTGACCTGACTTCTCGTTGGCGATCTTAGCGGCAGCGAGTTTCCGCAACACGTCGTAGAACAAGGGCAAAAGCTGGTCGGCAGCGGACGGATCGCCATGTTCGATTCGGGGCAAGATTTGCGTGACTTAGGTCATGAGGTCGATTAAAGCCGACTTTTTCCAGGAGTAGGTTGCTATTTTCTCTCCAGCCAGGGATGCAACCTAATTTGGCATTTTTTGCCGACGAGAGCACCTCCTACAAAGATATCGCCAAGTCCCCGAACTTCACGAGGTAGCTACACCGCCATCAATTGGCCCAATCCGGAACTTGCTGAGGTTGGACCAATTGCGCCAAGCAAAGCTTGGGAAAGGGGAATGAGATGTAAATTACACCTTTGAAACCTTTCATCGGAACCTTGCGGGTGATAACCCCGTCCAGTAGAGCCTGACCAGCAACTGGAAGCGAGTTTTGCGTGGTGTCGGGTGACCGGCCCTGCGAAGCCGACCAAGCTCCGCTCGGTGCCCGCAGCGAGTCCGAAAGCCATGCTATTGAGCGTCGAAAGACCCAATCGTGGGAGCCTTTGCCTTTTGATGACCAAGGGCCACGCTGCCGCATTTTTTGGTCTGGTGCAAGCAGTCCTGCCGGCGTCGGTTTGGAACATGTGCAAACGGATGATAGAGGTTCCCCAGGAACTTGGGAGATCCTGTTGCTTCCTCGGCAACATCCCGGACGGAGACACCGAGTGACCAACTCCAGGCTCTGGCAGCTTACTCGTCTGCCAGGGAGCGAAAGAGAACGAGTGCAGCTGAGGTATCGCCAAGCGAAGGAAACGAAGTGCGGCGAGATGGGTAGCAGGAAGTCATAGCGTCTTGATAGTACCGTTGAAGCTGGCGAACTTCACCCCGTTGGAGCCAGTCGAGGGAAGCGAGACGTCGAATCATGGAACCGTTTTTGAGAAACACGACGAATGCCTCGAAATTCGATAGACGTGTACACGAAACAGAGACGGATAGCAGCGTTGGCGAGACGGTCTTCAGAGATGGCCTTCACATCGCTCGCCTATCTGATGGACATTGACTGGTTAAAGGATGCGTATCGATGCACGCGTAAGGACGGTGCTGCTGGTGTCGACGGAGTGACCGCGGAACAATATGAACAGGATTTGGAGGGCAACCTTCAAAGCCTGCTCGACCGCGCGAAGTCCGGCACCTATAAAGCTCCTCCTGTGCGCCGAGTGCACATTCCGAAAGGCGGCTCCACCACGGAGACTCGTCCGCTCGGAATACCTACGCTTGAGGATAAAATTCTCCAGCGTGCGGTGGTCATGTTTACTGGATCCAATCTATGAGCAGGACTTCTTGGACTGTTCCTACGGATTTCGACGTGGCCGCTCGGCACACGATGCGTTGAGTGCCTTCCGCGACCAGACGATGCGCCATTGGCGAACGGGCGTGACAGTTTTGGAGGTCGATATCCGGAAATTTTTCGATAATCTGGATCATCAACATCTCAGGCAGTTTCTCCGACAGAGGGTGCGTGATGGCGTGTTGCTGCGTCTGATCGACAAGTGGTTGAAAGCGGGCGTGATGGAGGATGGTAACGTCAGTTACCCGGACTCCGGATCGCCCCAGGGTGGTGTTGTTTCTCCCTTGATTTCGAACGTGTTCTTGCACTACGTGCTGGACCTCTGGTTCGAACAAGAAGTGAAGCCCCGCCTGCGTGGGAAGGCTTTCCTCATCCGCTATGCGGATGATTTCGTGATCGGCTTTTGCGATCCTCGCGATGCTGAACGCGTGCTGGAAGTCCTTCCGAAACGATTTGGTAAGTATGGGCTGACCGTCCACCCGACCAAGACGAAACTCATTTCGTTCCGTCCCCCGTCTTCACGGACGAAGGACGACGATCGTCCTGGCACGTTTGACCTGCTTGGATTCACCCACTACTGGGCGAAATCCCTGAAGGGCTATTGGGTGGTCAAGCTGAAAACTGCCTCCGATCGTTTTACCCGAGCCGTGCGTAGCATCGATAAGTGGTGCCACGACAATCGGCACTTGCCACTTGCTGAGCAACAACACACGCTCAACCTGAAGCTGCGGGGACACTACGCGTATTACGGAGTAACGGGAAACTCGGAGTGCATGAACAGGTTCCGCCAAGAAGTCGAGAACCGATGGCGTAAGTGGCTTAACCGCCGCAACAACATCCGCTCGATGCACTGGCAGAAATTCTGCGCATTGCTCCGTCGTTACCCGCTTGCTCCCGCACGCGCAGTTCGTTCGCAGCTTCGTCACGCAGCGAAACCATGATTTGAGGAACCGCATGCTCTAATGCGGGCACGTACGGGTCTGTGGGAGCCCTGGGTGAGTAATCACCCAGAGCCACCTGGTCCGCCCTCTGGAATCGACTTTTACAATGCGCAGAGGTGTCTCGATCTGAGACACACCTCAGCGACTTAGCTCCAGCCGAAACTTGCAGCGAGTGGTCCAGTCGCTGCGCCTTGGCGACGGAACAAATCTGCAGCGGTGAATCGACACTGGCAGGGTTGCTCGCGGTTTCGAAACACGCTCAACCCTGCCGAACGAACGTTATCTACGACATATTGGACAGAACGGCTATAAGGTTTGGACCAGCTTTTCGACGAGAGTAGCGACGCCAGCTTGCGCTTCGTCAATGGATCTGCGATGGCGGTCATCGCCAAACTCTTGATATTCAATCCCGATGTGGTGAATGTCGTCGTCCCCATTAACGCCGAGATAGAAAGAGCAAGTCTTTATGTGAGGCACCAAGTGATTCATGTGTTCCCGTACTCCCCCAACTTCAAATCCGAATTCACCTGATGAAGTAAGGATAACGAGTATTTTGTTAGATAGAAGCGGTTCAAGCGGAAAGTCTCCGCGGTCGAGATCGAAAGAAAAGGTCTTATTGACGCGAATGACTTGGTCGAACCACGCTTTCAGCGATGAAGGCATACCGTAATTATACATCGGCGTACCAAGCAATATGATGTCAGCAGCCGCGAGCTCTGCAATAAGAGCATCCGAAAGCGTGAGCATTTTTTCCTGCTCTTCTGATCGATCGGCAGGAGGCGTGAAAGCGCAGGCAATCCATTCGTCGGTCACGGGCGGTGGCGGCTCTCTGCCAACGTCTCGTTCAATGACCACATCTTTCGGACGGTGTTTCAACCAGTTTCGTACGAACTGCGAAGAGAGGCGCCGCGTAAGTGAACGCTCACTTCGGGCGCTAGCGTTGAGTTTGAGGATTGTCGTCATGGGTTTTCGCCTATAACTGTTGAAATGAAGGATCGCATAAATTAGGACGGATTCTTGTGCTCGTTCGGCATACTTGCCGCGGCATCAAAGCGAGGCGATGCGACGGACTGCTTCGGCGGCATCGAGCGTCTCGCTGGCGAGCATGTGGTAGTTTGTCTTTGCCGCCGCCATGCCATTAAACTCTGGCAGAATGGCCGCAGCGGTGGCATCCCAGGCGACGGCTACATCAAAGCCCTGCTCGAGGAGCTCGCGCAGGTGTGACTCGACGCACAGGTTCGCCGACATGCCGGCCAGCAGCACCTTGTCGATCCCTCGCTTACGGAGTTGCAGTGCAAGGTCGTTTGACTCGGGCCCGAAGACCTTGTGTGGACTGACGATGACTGTTTCGCCATCGTCGATGAACGGCTTGTAGCGTTCAAGCCAATCAGCGCCTGAACCCTCGAAGTTTGTTAAGTCTAGCGGACCCGGACGGTCAAACATCTTGATGTCATGCATCAGCCGTTCGAGAGAGCCTTCAAATCGCCACTTGTGATCATGCGGATAGTAGTAGTGGGGCGAGATGAAGACCGATATCGACGCGTGTTTCGCGGCACGGAACAGGGACTCGATGTTTTTGACGGTCTCGTTTTCGGTGACGCTCTTGCCGACGACGCCCCACGCGACGCCTTCGGAACTCAGAAAGTCATTCTGCGGGTCGATGACCACCAGGGCGGTGTCACTTTTGGTGAATTCGAATCCGGGGACTGGCAATGCCATGGCAAACTCCTTGCAGTGAAAGGGAAAACGATTTTTGAACTGGGTTACGCTGCGTCGCCAAGCCGGGCTTTCAGCGTGTCGATCTCTTGCTTGAGGCGGTCGATCTCGGATTGAGCTTTCGCCTCGGGGATTCGGCGATGAATGTGTTGTGGGCAATTGACGTCCCACGCTTCGATGTCGAACACAATCGCGCGCTCGGGCGTTGCGGCATAACTCGGCTGCGCTAGTTTGGCAACCAATGGGTCGTCGCCCTCGACGACACGGGCGCGGCCCCAGATTTTGATACGGCGTCGACTTTCGTAGTCCATCAAGAACAAGAAAGCCTTGGAGTTTTCCGAGAGGTTTCCCACCGACAGGTACTGCTGATTGCCACCGAAGTCGGCGAAGGCGAGCGTGCCGGGACCGATCGGTTTGAGGAAACCCGCCGGCCCGCCGCGGTACTGGATGTAAGGCTGGCCATCTGCTGTTGCGGTGCCAAGGTAGAACATGTCAAGATTCGAGAGGAACTCAGCCAAGTCGGGAGTGAC contains:
- a CDS encoding DUF1559 domain-containing protein, whose translation is MNRFTDKKCQHLARGFTLVELLVVIAIIGVLVALLLPAVQAARESARKTQCQSNLRQLALAVLNYESSQKILPIGMEFEEGEEPAFTTKIGKNWIISVLPQMEQQGLYDTFDFSSYIPDAQNQAVRGTRIASMLCPSDSFNAEALDDTTALRRKMGDNWARSNYAASVGNGPIIGDKNRENAFWGEESKGWQDANLRGVMGPNVSVKLGQITDGTSNTIMLGEVRAGVTQSDRRGVWALGGAGSSLIAWYGSSSDSNGPNVCNVNADDVNGCVPSEDAIRATECMPCWTGGYSAQATTRSLHFGGVQMAFADGSVHWISDTIETSGPYGEFWTVWDKLIASSDGLIIDGRE
- a CDS encoding IS5 family transposase, translating into MKPKKQTLQRELFGAHFSEMLNPEHPLYVLAERIDWQQFDVAIDSCYADELGRPGVNTRLMVGLMYLKHAFNESDESVVARWVENPYWQFFCGFEYMQHDPPVDSSMMSKWRKRVGAERLEKLLEVTIHTALAMKAIKPKELEKVNVDTTVQEKAIAFPTDARLYQKMRVALVRHAKALNLPLRQSYRFVGKQLLFKQHRYAHAKQMKRAAKMTRKLKTLLGRVVRDIERKAPKRRGQIVDEALHELLVLAHRLLAQTRDSKNKLYSVHAPEVECIAKGKAHKRYEFGCKASVATTSKSNWIVGAQALHGNPYDGHTLERAIEQVKRLTRNTPSDVIVDKGYQGHGYQGEAMVHVVRTIPKRATRAVRRMLKRRAAVEPTIGHLKSDNRLSRNHLTGKAGDRINTLLAAAGYNLRKLLRWVVFLPVLQSMLRLVTILWLKIRRKDAPSRLASA
- a CDS encoding sulfotransferase domain-containing protein, whose product is MTNILPTVVVSGPPRSGTSLMMQMLLASGIKVITDGERAEDDNNPRGYFEHKEVMRLAQDKSIFHDSAGKAVKVIHALLKHIPVGMPLAVIFLERDLDEVLASQSVMLERLGRPQAKIAPQRMRDILESQLTLVRKELEARTDTSLLEVKYAQLIADPTATAKQIAAFLEPVLGRQLDYEAMAACVDASLYRQKKA
- a CDS encoding reverse transcriptase family protein; this translates as MAFTSLAYLMDIDWLKDAYRCTRKDGAAGVDGVTAEQYEQDLEGNLQSLLDRAKSGTYKAPPVRRVHIPKGGSTTETRPLGIPTLEDKILQRAVVMFTGSNL
- a CDS encoding reverse transcriptase domain-containing protein produces the protein MDCSYGFRRGRSAHDALSAFRDQTMRHWRTGVTVLEVDIRKFFDNLDHQHLRQFLRQRVRDGVLLRLIDKWLKAGVMEDGNVSYPDSGSPQGGVVSPLISNVFLHYVLDLWFEQEVKPRLRGKAFLIRYADDFVIGFCDPRDAERVLEVLPKRFGKYGLTVHPTKTKLISFRPPSSRTKDDDRPGTFDLLGFTHYWAKSLKGYWVVKLKTASDRFTRAVRSIDKWCHDNRHLPLAEQQHTLNLKLRGHYAYYGVTGNSECMNRFRQEVENRWRKWLNRRNNIRSMHWQKFCALLRRYPLAPARAVRSQLRHAAKP
- a CDS encoding FMN-dependent NADH-azoreductase, whose amino-acid sequence is MTTILKLNASARSERSLTRRLSSQFVRNWLKHRPKDVVIERDVGREPPPPVTDEWIACAFTPPADRSEEQEKMLTLSDALIAELAAADIILLGTPMYNYGMPSSLKAWFDQVIRVNKTFSFDLDRGDFPLEPLLSNKILVILTSSGEFGFEVGGVREHMNHLVPHIKTCSFYLGVNGDDDIHHIGIEYQEFGDDRHRRSIDEAQAGVATLVEKLVQTL